Proteins from a genomic interval of Luteibacter pinisoli:
- a CDS encoding alpha/beta fold hydrolase has product MGDERYQAMSRRGFMQAMTMAMAAGAAFSLSLDARGDTAPTPKLAPSPGKFTERFVMRDGHRIYVRDYPGKGPAYVMVHGFPDNARIYEEIAPRLSGAGHRVIAFDFLGFGASDKPDGYAYSFVQQLADMKAVVAALKPGPVITVGHDAGGPAAINFALDNPDSVEGIVLFNCYYANSPVLAFPDFIELCCNPKTKLLAHAMMTDPAQAQYLFNFQQGLLLRNMTPALQERFKTRLQPIIASNFTSQPSAMPAFLAMTGDAYANLAANDRRVPELRAFKKPVRLIWGKWDKYLNEAVARDIAGHFPNATYTGLDAEHWPQYDAPDEVVRAMLSPA; this is encoded by the coding sequence ATGGGCGACGAGCGCTATCAGGCGATGTCACGGCGCGGCTTCATGCAGGCAATGACGATGGCCATGGCGGCGGGAGCGGCCTTCTCGCTCTCGCTCGATGCGCGCGGTGACACCGCTCCCACCCCGAAGCTTGCCCCCTCGCCTGGCAAGTTCACCGAGCGCTTTGTCATGCGGGACGGCCACCGCATCTATGTCAGGGATTACCCCGGCAAGGGGCCGGCCTATGTCATGGTCCACGGTTTTCCCGACAACGCCCGCATCTACGAAGAGATTGCCCCGCGCCTCTCCGGGGCAGGCCACCGGGTCATCGCGTTTGATTTCCTCGGTTTTGGCGCGTCCGACAAGCCCGACGGTTATGCCTACAGCTTTGTCCAGCAGCTCGCCGACATGAAAGCCGTCGTCGCAGCACTCAAGCCCGGCCCGGTCATTACCGTCGGCCATGACGCAGGGGGCCCGGCTGCCATCAATTTCGCCCTCGACAATCCCGACAGTGTCGAAGGCATCGTGCTGTTCAACTGCTATTACGCCAATTCGCCGGTGCTCGCGTTCCCGGACTTCATCGAGTTGTGCTGCAACCCGAAAACGAAGCTGCTGGCCCACGCCATGATGACCGACCCCGCCCAGGCGCAGTACCTGTTCAATTTCCAGCAAGGTCTCTTGCTCAGGAACATGACCCCTGCGCTCCAGGAGCGGTTCAAGACAAGGCTCCAGCCCATCATCGCCTCGAACTTCACATCGCAGCCCAGTGCGATGCCCGCCTTCCTTGCCATGACCGGTGACGCCTACGCAAACCTTGCCGCCAACGACCGGCGCGTCCCGGAGCTCCGGGCATTCAAAAAGCCCGTCCGGCTCATCTGGGGCAAGTGGGACAAGTATCTCAACGAAGCGGTGGCAAGGGACATCGCCGGCCATTTCCCCAATGCGACCTACACCGGTCTTGATGCCGAGCACTGGCCGCAATACGACGCCCCGGACGAGGTCGTCCGCGCCATGCTTTCACCGGCCTAA